The proteins below are encoded in one region of Synchiropus splendidus isolate RoL2022-P1 chromosome 13, RoL_Sspl_1.0, whole genome shotgun sequence:
- the LOC128769333 gene encoding supervillin-like isoform X3, with the protein MFRNPWISSFHVDQPNGQGFGSQAPSKLSNSTSLPTEALSFDSDVSLGEKAALVKSVSDTDAKLLYVLPKVSELKKYFEGSVEAELEMNRKERIARRLEGIENDAPPALLPGGLVANRMLEEDPPRYTRATDPCEPCVMVRRYSREELEGPQKQVSSPQRSSHMKGGVARPDPMLVHVDPVTLSTSSTPTSGAADPASLSSKAERIARYKAERRRQLSERYGILLDQEPDVDFTPRHRSRRDREASERQPPSRQEPAEAEEAGKDQRVPYRSGIGRVYMRTQQDPADTSSPTRTTQAPPPVQERSSRFSDRERAMNMENFRRGGAPERQSRSQPPPKQQAEVAHQELSPTSTRDNRVVAVPSSPRTARRASLPSTRYGLSPGDLFIEQQAQSILNRQGIRVRERLSRDETEWSPDRNQAIRNQAPVNTLHYTPQGSEPTGQRLVSHVQYSQAPQVRGQMTFPPVAPVYHQGSPALDDSHLAMPGPGSARRLPGPPEVPRRRVSADQIYAAHREARLEARQALRDEAHTEGLLKSRKAVLPSEIRRTEKSVDDPPRGQNEATEVQPYSPERRRMTQEEEDWQRLRERGRERNVERIIERGREGQTQAERVFRATQSSHVAEAQRPRQQQASEPVQPHDVQQQEPRSRLASHARQEQQRQSHISMRQPQQPQRPQPTRQRETEDLQRLYMERHGQSEQQVPDYQQKSASLPQAKPRTQEMSEGPKPKMRNRSMSDIGISQHSTMYRMERAAARREAARAAASSGMANGDMGTLDTRVSVAQLRHSYLENANRKPEFETTKVDLAAMGVEPASGSDRDSGPRRPRRYITPGESRMAERFRTQPITSAERLETDRSRLSPSQLQDTEGDEEKLDERAKMSVAAKRSLFRELERTSDGSVPKPRSRNAAVERRLRRVQDRSHTQPVTSKEVDSANSDAASASCLTGSQDAAARVPSPTAVSTSVTSISVQDPSQPGSAAQEQEVPENQKLQQPVPVSQVEGESQAAVPDEPDLSSLSLSEKMALFNRLAHLPDKASEQTRGDSRQRRANARFQTQPITQGEVEQEPFSQTQSRQDDHLKNGVEIKLEPLSASLMRSVAAVPSQASVTSVAMTTGVTDDAGRHPEKLTAVPRLPVQQPPHTDHQERTLRYFSMTQSGDPIRPPPNPTLLPESRERPGASTTTAVRRRGEESWREQPEEEVRGRRQGGARETERDRVGRQQHHQPLPWREQPEPRAAGRDPQDVRGERGQGGHLREAAHTSSQGLGQSVPESKEQPAPVKPLIAKVSSRTVSHVPSSPQQQAPVIPPPQTLPKTFTQQPPPTQPKPPSHIQPPPTFPKPQGFVQPLPKPYTYAPPPAAPQALPQALPQALPQALPQAPLQAPPQTPPKPQSFPQPLVKSQSLPLEQSEDFSRQSVLSSELLSPTESGERSLSMSGKQMSIRERVALLKKSGEEDWKNRINKKQEVVKAASTEQPPPPPQPWEAEPTQQKEPVFSSTFTPSISLGLKCQYVDHHSQKADDESEAQMTIEERKQLISAREEAWKTKGKGAANDSTQYTVAARMVKKGLAASSSVISPILSPVSTKAKSTPAVTKPQEEIEARPDMESDKKLDKLENFLGRINSKVAGLQETTLTVTEKAVKEVMKLDDEIFSKFYRRVAEFPRLPTRIEISEDFDAIFGSQSPMLASAMVRHKRSVRPSRNVQASRNPLKMLAAREDLRQEYTEQRLNVAQLESKRMRSEKMNKTSEYSEAALAGLASKENFSSVSLRSVNMAEQASNNSAVPYKSLMLMQVKGRRHVQTRLVEPRASSLNSGDCFLLVTPENCFAWIGEFANVIEKAKAMDLATFIQSQKDMGCRASRVQTIEEAVGSQGPDAQEFWTVLGGQSSYQPAGPPEDDEQFESAIVETNCIFRLLDDKLVPDDDEWGKVPRCSLLAPKEVLVFDFGSEVYVWHGKEVTLAQRKVAFQLAKHLWNGTFDYTCCDINPLDPGSCNPLIPRKGQGRPDWAVFGRLTEHNETALFKEKFADWTEAKTPPPPKEAAEPVPEQKSQAQAAAGRECRPYDASLMLPVLQTCISTILDGLNVGRGHGPVESEDHMRIQEINTVSVDVWHILEFDYSRLPRQSIGQFHEGDAYVVKWKYTVSTSGRSTSESPATCHRWPLTFGPGKEKCCYFFWQGRHSTVSEKGTSALMTVELDEERGAQVQVQQGKEPPCFLQCFSGGMIVHAGKREEEEENTQSEWRLYCVRGEVTAEGHLLEVACHCSSLRSRASMILLNINKAVMFLWHGCKTQLHTRSVGHTAAHKIKELCPLEAGLHSSSKVTIHECDEGMEPPGFWEALGRKDRKAYDCMLQDPGKFNFTPRLFQLSSTSGEFVATEFFNPSRAPELVCSLPFLQEELYNAAQPALFLVDNFHEVYLWQGWWPQDSESTGSARIRWDVDRKCAMETVLQYCKEKGDKKTQKSYLIHAGLEPLTFTNMFPSWEHREDVAEITEKEAEVCNQIILVEDVLARLSQNIYPLAQLQSRPLPEGVDPLRLEIYLSDQDFELALEMTREEYDRLPAWKQVNLKKSKGLF; encoded by the exons GATTTGGATCCCAAGCTCCCAGCAAACTTTCAAATTCAACGTCGCTGCCAACAGAAGCCTTGAG TTTTGATAGTGACGTCTCCTTGGGCGAAAAGGCCGCTCTGGTCAAGAGTGTCTCGGACACTGATGCCAAACTTCTCTACGTCCTTCCTAAAG TTTCAGAGttgaagaaatactttgaaGGGTCTGTGGAGGCAGAGTTAGAGATGAACAG GAAGGAAAGAATAGCTCGCCGCCTGGAAGGCATTGAGAACGATGCCCCGCCAGCTCTGCTACCCGGTGGTTTGGTAGCTAACCGAATGCTTGAAGAGGATCCCCCCAGGTACACGCGTGCCACGGACCCCTGCGAGCCATGTGTGATGG TGAGGCGCTACAGTCGAGAGGAGCTGGAGGGCCCCCAAAAACAAGTGTCATCGCCCCAAAGATCGTCACATATGAAAGGCGGTGTTGCAAGGCCTGATCCAATGTTGGTGCATGTGGAccctgtgaccttgtccacctCCTCAACACCGACGTCCGGTGCTGCAGACCCGGCAAGTCTCAGCTCCAAAGCTGAGCGTATCGCTCGCTACAAAGCAGAGCGTCGACGCCAGCTTTCAGAGCGATACGGCATCCTCTTAGACCAGGAACCGGATGTTGATTTTACGCCACGGCATCGGTCACGACGGGACCGCGAGGCTTCCGAGCGGCAACCACCCAGCCGGCAAGAGCCTGCAGAAGCGGAGGAGGCGGGCAAGGACCAAAGAGTGCCGTATCGATCTGGGATAGGGAGGGTTTACATGAGGACTCAGCAAGACCCTGCAGACACCTCTAGCCCAACCCGCACAACCCAAGCGCCACCACCAGTTCAAGAACGGTCAAGTAGGTTTTCCGACCGGGAGAGAGCGATGAACATGGAGAACTTTCGACGTGGTGGAGCTCCAGAGCGCCAAAGCCGATCCCAGCCACCACCTAAACAGCAGGCAGAGGTCGCCCACCAGGAGCTGAGTCCAACCTCCACGAGGGACAACAGAGTCGTGGCAGTGCCAAGCTCCCCACGCACCGCTCGACGGGCCTCCCTGCCTTCCACCCGCTATGGCCTCTCACCTGGGGATTTGTTTATCGAGCAGCAGGCGCAGAGCATCCTCAACAGGCAGGG AATCAGGGTAAGGGAACGATTATCCAGAGATGAAACTGAGTGGAGTCCAGACAGAAACCAGGCTATCAGAAACCAAGCACCTGTGAACACCTTGCACTACACACCACAGGGTTCAGAACCCACCGGGCAAAGGCTGGTGTCCCACGTTCAATACAGCCAAGCTCCACAAGTACGGGGACAGATGACCTTCCCGCCCGTCGCCCCTGTGTACCATCAAGGCAGTCCCGCCCTGGATGACTCCCACTTAGCCATGCCCGGACCAGGATCCGCCAGGAGATTGCCTGGGCCTCCTGAGGTGCCTCGAAGAAGGGTGAGCGCTGATCAAATCTACGCCGCCCATAGAGAGGCGAGGTTGGAAGCCAGGCAAGCTCTGAGAGACGAAGCACACACAGAGGGCTTGCTCAAGAGCAGGAAGGCAGTGCTGCCCTCGGAAATCCGCCGCACGGAAAAGAGTGTGGATGATCCACCCAGGGGGCAGAATGAGGCTACGGAGGTCCAACCCTACAGCCCAGAACGGAGAAGAATGACTCAAGAGGAGGAAGACTGGCAACGTCTGAGAGAGAGGGGAAGGGAGCGTAATGTTGAAAGAATCATagagaggggaagagaaggACAAACCCAAGCAGAGAGAGTGTTCAGAGCTACGCAATCCTCACATGTAGCTGAGGCTCAGAGGCCCAGACAGCAGCAAGCATCAGAACCTGTACAACCCCACGATGTACAGCAACAAGAACCCAGAAGCAGGCTAGCTTCACATGCAcgacaggagcagcagagacagtCGCACATCTCCATGAGGCAACCCCAACAACCCCAGAGACCACAGCCGACTCGGCAGAGGGAAACGGAAGACCTTCAAAGGCTCTACATGGAGCGGCACGGACAATCGGAACAGCAGGTGCCAGACTACCAGCAGAAGAGCGCCTCCTTGCCTCAGGCCAAACCAAGAACTCAGGAGATGAGTGAAGGTCCGAAACCCAAGATGAGAAACCGCTCCATGTCTGACATTGGCATCAGCCAGCATTCAACCATGTACCGCATGGAGCGGGCAGCGGCGAGGCGAGAGGCTGCGAGGGCCGCCGCTTCATCTGGGATGGCTAATGGCGATATGGGCACCCTGGACACCAGAGTATCTGTCGCTCAACTTCGACACTCCTATTTAGAGAATGCCAACCGGAAGCCTGAGTT CGAGACAACAAAAGTAGATCTGGCAGCCATGGGAGTAGAGCCGGCGAGCGGCAGCGACCGGGACTCCGGTCCTCGAAGACCTCGCCGGTATATAACCCCAGGAGAGAGTCGCATGGCGGAGAGGTTCAGGACTCAGCCCATCACCTCTGCAGAACGTTTGGAGACCGACAG ATCTCGCCTCAGCCCCTCCCAGCTACAGGACACTGAAG GGGATGAAGAGAAACTAGACGAGAGAGCGAAGATGAGTGTAGCAGCCAAGCGGTCTCTCTTCAGG GAGCTGGAAAGAACCTCGGATGGAAGCGTTCCCAAGCCACGCTCACGGAACGCTGCGGTGGAACGACGCCTCCGGAGAGTCCAGGACCGCTCTCACACTCAACCTGTCACCAGCAAGGAGGTGGACAGTGCTAACAG TGACGCTGCCTCGGCGTCGTGTCTCACCGGCAGCCAGGACGCTGCGGCCCGCGTCCCCAGCCCAACTGCTGTTAGCACTAGCGTGACCAGCATCAG TGTCCAGGATCCGTCCCAGCCCGGCTCAGCTGCCCAGGAGCAGGAAGTCCCGGAGAATCAGAAGCTCCAACAACCGGTTCCCGTGTCCCAGGTGGAAGGAGAGAGTCAGGCGGCCGTCCCGGACGAACCGGACTTGTCCTCTCTCAGCTTGAGCGAGAAGATGGCGCTGTTCAACCGCCTCGCCCATCTGCCTGACAAAGCCTCCGAACAGACGCGAGGGGACAGTCGCCAGCGGAGGGCCAACGCCCGCTTCCAGACCCAGCCCATCACCCAGGGAGAAGTGGAGCAG GAGCCGTTTAGTCAGACCCAGTCCAGACAAGACGACCAT CTGAAAAATGGTGTGGAGATCAAGCTGGAGCCGCTGTCTGCCTCCCTGATGCGCTCCGTCGCCGCCGTCCCCTCCCAGGCTTCTGTCAcatctgttgccatgacaaccggCGTGACTGACGACGCCGGTCGCCATCCAGAGAAACTCACCGCCGTCCCCCGCCTCCCCGTCCAGCAGCCGCCCCACACAGACCACCAGGAGAGGACGCTGCGGTACTTCTCCATGACCCAGAGCGGGGACCCCATCAGGCCTCCACCCAACCCCACGCTCCTCcctgagagcagagagagacCGGGGGCTTCTACTACTACGGCCGTCAGGAGGCGGGGGGAGGAGAGCTGGCGAGAGCagccggaggaggaggtgagggggAGACGGCAGGGAGGAGCCAGAGAGACTGAGAGAGACCGGGTCGGACGGCAGCAGCATCACCAGCCCTTGCCGTGGAGGGAGCAGCCGGAGCCAAGAGCAGCAGGGCGAGACCCCCAGGACGTCAGGGGGGAGCGAGGACAGGGAGGACACCTGAGAGAGGCGGCGCACACCTCATCGCAGGGGCTCGGCCAGAGCGTCCCAG AGTCTAAGGAGCAGCCTGCACCTGTGAAGCCTCTCATCGCCAAGGTATCTTCCAGGACGGTGTCTCACGTGCCAAGCAGCCCCCAGCAACAGGCGCCCGTCATCCCGCCTCCTCAAACACTTCCGAAAACGTTCACGCAGCAGCCGCCTCCCACTCAGCCGAAGCCTCCCTCGCACATCCAGCCCCCGCCGACGTTTCCCAAACCGCAAGGGTTCGTCCAGCCTCTGCCCAAGCCGTACACCTACGCCCCGCCGCCGGCCGCGCCCCAGGCCCTGCCCCAGGCCCTGCCCCAGGCCCTGCCCCAGGCCCTGCCCCAGGCCCCGCTCCAGGCGCCTCCACAGACGCCACCCAAGCCTCAGTCCTTCCCACAGCCACTGGTCAAGTCCCAGTCCCTGCCCCTGGAGCAGAGCGAGGACTTCAGCCGACAGAGCGTCCTTTCCAGCGAGCTGCTGTCCCCCACTGAGTCCGGGGAGCGATCGCTCAGCATGTCCGGCAAGCAGATGTCCATCAGGGAGAG AGTGGCCCTGCTGAAGAAGAGCGGCGAGGAGGACTGGAAGAACAGGATCAATAAGAAACAAGAGGTGGTGAAAGCAGCGTCCACTGAgcagccgccgccaccgccgcagCCGTGGGAGGCGGAGCCAACCCAACAGAAG GAGcctgtcttctcctccactttcACTCCTTCCATCTCACTGGGCCTCAAGTGTCAGTATGTGGACCACCACAGCCAG AAAGCGGACGATGAAAGTGAGGCGCAGATGACCAtcgaggagaggaagcagctgaTCTCCGCTCGGGAGGAGGCCTGGAAGACAAAGGGCAAAGGAGCCGCCAACGACTCCACGCAGTACACGGTGGCCGCGCGGATGGTCaagaaag GCCTGGCAGCATCCTCCTCCGTCATCAGTCCCATCCTGTCGCCGGTGTCCACTAAAGCCAAGAGCACGCCGGCCGTCACCAAACCACAAGAAG AAATCGAAGCCAGACCTGACATGGAGTCTGACAAGAAGCTGGACAAGTTGGAGAACTTCTTGGGACGAATCAATAGCAAAG TTGCTGGTCTGCAGGAAACCACCCTCACGGTGACGGAGAAGGCGGTGAAGGAAGTGATGAAGCTGGACGACGAGATCTTCTCCAAGTTCTACCGACGGGTGGCGGAGTTCCCGCGCCTGCCCACCAGGATCGAGATCAGCGAGGACTTCGATGCCATCTTCGGTTCTCAGAGTCCCAT GTTGGCCTCGGCCATGGTGCGGCACAAGCGCTCGGTGCGTCCGTCCAGGAACGTCCAGGCGTCCAGGAACCCTCTGAAGATGCTGGCGGCCAGAGAGGACCTGCGGCAGGAGTACACCGAGCAGAGGCTGAACGTGGCGCAGCTGGAGAGCaagaggatgaggagcgagAAGA TGAACAAAACCTCGGAGTATTCAGAGGCGGCTCTGGCTGGACTCGCCAGTAAAGAGAACTTCAGCAGCGTGAGTCTGCGCAGCGTCAACATGGCGGAGCAGGCGTCCAACAACAGCGCCGTGCCGTACAAGAGCCTCATGCTGATGCAGGTCAAAG GTCGGCGACACGTTCAGACTCGGCTAGTCGAGCCAAGAGCGTCTTCGCTCAACAGCGGCGACTGCTTCCTGCTGGTGACTCCGGAGAACTGCTTCGCCTGGATCGGGGAGTTCGCCAACGTCATTGAGAAGGCGAAG GCGATGGACCTGGCCACGTTCATCCAGTCGCAGAAGGACATGGGCTGCAGGGCGAGCAGAGTCCAGACCATTGAGGAAGCGGTCGGCAGCCAGGGCCCGGACGCGCAGGAGTTCTGGACGGTCCTGGGAGGACAGTCTTCTTACCAGC CCGCAGGCCCGCCGGAGGACGACGAGCAGTTCGAGAGCGCCATCGTGGAGACCAACTGCATCTTCCGCCTCCTGGACGACAAGCTGGTCCCGGACGACGACGAGTGGGGGAAAGTTCCTCGCTGCTCGCTCCTGGCACCGAAAGAG GTGCTGGTGTTCGACTTCGGCAGCGAGGTCTACGTGTGGCACGGGAAAGAGGTGACGCTGGCCCAGCGGAAGGTCGCCTTCCAGCTCGCCAAGCACCTGTGGAACGGCACGTTTGACTACACCTGCTGTGACATCAACCCGCTGGATCCTGGGAGCTGCAACCCGCTCATACCCAG AAAAGGTCAAGGTCGACCCGACTGGGCCGTTTTCGGGAGGCTGACCGAGCACAACGAGACGGCGCTGTTCAAAGAAAAGTTCGCCGACTGGACTGAGGCGAAGACGCCGCCTCCGCCAAAGGAAGCCGCGGAGCCGGTGCCAGAGCAGAAG AGTCAGGCTCAGGCGGCGGCAGGAAGAGAGTGTCGGCCGTACGACGCCTCGCTGATGCTGCCCGTCCTGCAGACCTGCATCTCCACCATCCTGGACGGGCTCAACGTCGGCAGAGGCCACGGCCCCGTGGAGAGCGAGGACCACATGAGGATTCAGGAGATCAACACCGTCTCTGTGGACGTCTGGCACATCCTGGAGTTCGACTACAGTCGTCTTCCTCGGCAGAGCATCGGCCAGTTCCACGAGGGCGACGCCTACGTGGTGAAGTGGAAGTACACGGTCAGCACCTCAGGTCGGTCCACCAGCGAGTCACCTGCCACATGTCACCGCTGGCCTCTCACCTTCGGGCCCGGGAAGGAGAAGTGCTGCTACTTCTTCTGGCAAGGACGACACTCCACCGTCAGCGAGAAGGGCACGTCGGCGCTGATGACGGTGGAGCTGGATGAGGAGCGAGGAGCGCAG GTGCAAGTCCAGCAGGGGAAGGAGCCTCCGTGTTTCCTGCAGTGCTTCAGCGGCGGTATGATCGTGCACGCGGgcaagagggaggaggaggaggagaacacgCAGA GCGAGTGGCGGCTGTACTGCGTGAGAGGCGAGGTGACGGCGGAGGGACACCTGCTGGAGGTGGCGTGTCACTGCAGCAGCCTGCGCTCCCGGGCCTCCATGATCCTGCTGAACATCAACAAGGCCGTCATGTTCCTGTGGCACGGCTGCAAGACCCAGCTGCACACCCGCAGCGTCGGCCACACGGCGGCGCACAAGATCAAAGAGCT GTGTCCCCTGGAGGCCGggctccacagcagcagcaaggtgaCCATCCACGAGTGTGACGAAGGGATGGAGCCGCCCGGGTTCTGGGAGGCTCTGGGGAGGAAAGACAGGAAGGCGTACGACTGCATGCTGCAAG atCCAGGCAAATTTAACTTCACCCCGAGGCTCTTCCAGCTGAGCAGCACTTCCGGGGAGTTTGTGGCGACCGAGTTCTTCAACCCGTCGCGAGCTCCCGAGCTGGTCTGCTCTCTGCCCTTCCTGCAGGAGGAGCTTTACAACGCAGCACAACCAG CCTTGTTCCTGGTGGACAACTTCCACGAGGTCTACCTGTGGCAGGGCTGGTGGCCTCAGGACAGCGAGAGCACGGGCTCCGCAAGAATCCGCTGGGACGTCGACAGGAAGTGTGCGATGGAGACGGTGCTGCAGTACTGCAAAG AAAAGGGCGACAAAAAGACCCAGAAGTCGTATCTGATCCACGCGGGACTGGAACCTCTGACCTTCACCAACATGTTCCCCAGCTGGGAGCACCGGGAGGACGTGGCCGAgatcacagagaag GAGGCTGAAGTGTGTAACCAGATCATCCTGGTGGAGGACGTGTTGGCCCGGCTCAGTCAGAACATCTACCCTCTGGCCCAGCTGCAGAGCCGGCCCCTGCCGGAGGGAGTGGACCCGCTCCGCCTGGAGATCTACTTGTCCGACCAGGACTTTGAG CTCGCTTTAGAAATGACAAGAGAAGAGTACGACCGCCTGCCGGCGTGGAAGCAAGTGAACCTGAAGAAGTCGAAAGGACTGTTTTAA